One Candidatus Peregrinibacteria bacterium DNA window includes the following coding sequences:
- a CDS encoding recombinase family protein, which translates to MKYYLYARKSTDEDDRQVLSIEAQLTELREYASKEKLEVIDEFIESKTAKVPGRPIFNKMIEQVELGGHPDNNVGILAWHPDRLARNSIDGGKIIYLIDEQKIESLKFPTFWFDSTPQGKFMLSIAFGQSKYYIDNLSENIKRGIRQKLRRGELPGLAPVGYLNELRHHTIVKDPERWKAVRTLFEAYATGEKTLEDLQKLSLSLGLVSRRTDKALSLSRLDGMLQNPFYYSVITRKGEAYQGSHEPIISKQLFDKVQREMQKRSKPRKAKEIAAFAFRGIFTCGECGRAITAEKKVKKSGRTYIYYRCTKKNRVCSQKYVEERELVKQLNELFQKVALSDDWKEKFMKQWELDYKKASTASSSSAGESKMELKVLEEKQMRLLDAYLEQTITNEEYTETKKKLLNRKIEIKENLKESGGRGLYWLELFKEWILSAHQAINYVDSGNLEEKRSFLQKIGSNFYIIGQKAAVELGFPWAQTAKISQYSVWST; encoded by the coding sequence ATGAAATATTATCTCTATGCTCGCAAATCTACAGATGAAGACGACCGCCAAGTTCTCTCTATTGAAGCACAATTAACAGAACTAAGAGAATATGCCTCTAAAGAAAAATTAGAGGTAATTGATGAATTTATAGAAAGCAAAACAGCTAAAGTGCCAGGCAGACCAATATTTAACAAAATGATTGAGCAAGTTGAACTTGGCGGTCATCCGGATAATAACGTGGGAATTTTAGCGTGGCATCCTGATAGGCTGGCAAGAAATAGCATTGATGGAGGCAAAATCATCTATTTAATTGATGAGCAGAAAATTGAATCGCTAAAATTCCCTACCTTTTGGTTTGATAGCACGCCGCAAGGAAAATTCATGCTCAGTATCGCTTTTGGGCAAAGTAAATATTACATTGATAATCTTTCAGAAAACATTAAACGTGGCATACGCCAGAAGTTAAGGCGCGGCGAACTGCCCGGGCTTGCACCAGTAGGTTATTTGAACGAATTAAGGCATCACACAATCGTAAAAGACCCTGAAAGATGGAAGGCAGTTCGCACGCTCTTTGAGGCGTATGCCACTGGTGAGAAAACACTTGAAGATTTACAAAAATTGTCGCTTTCTTTGGGCTTGGTGAGCCGACGTACTGACAAAGCATTGTCGCTGTCGCGACTTGATGGAATGTTACAAAATCCATTCTATTATAGTGTTATTACCAGAAAGGGCGAAGCCTACCAGGGAAGCCATGAACCGATAATCTCAAAGCAACTTTTTGATAAGGTGCAGCGGGAAATGCAGAAACGATCTAAGCCACGAAAGGCAAAAGAAATTGCGGCTTTTGCCTTTCGTGGGATCTTTACTTGTGGAGAGTGTGGCCGTGCTATTACAGCAGAAAAGAAGGTGAAAAAATCCGGCCGCACCTACATTTATTACCGCTGCACCAAAAAGAACCGTGTTTGTAGCCAGAAATATGTGGAGGAGCGAGAACTTGTGAAACAACTCAATGAGCTTTTTCAAAAAGTTGCTTTGAGTGATGACTGGAAAGAAAAATTTATGAAACAATGGGAGCTTGATTACAAAAAGGCTTCGACCGCTTCGTCCTCTTCCGCCGGTGAAAGTAAAATGGAACTCAAGGTACTGGAAGAAAAGCAAATGCGCCTTCTTGATGCCTACCTTGAGCAAACCATAACCAATGAGGAGTACACGGAAACCAAGAAGAAGCTATTAAACCGCAAAATTGAAATCAAAGAGAATTTAAAGGAATCCGGCGGAAGAGGACTCTACTGGCTCGAACTCTTCAAAGAATGGATTTTGTCGGCTCACCAAGCCATCAACTACGTTGATTCTGGAAATTTAGAAGAAAAGCGGAGCTTTCTGCAAAAAATTGGCTCGAACTTCTACATCATCGGCCAAAAAGCCGCCGTGGAATTGGGTTTTCCGTGGGCGCAGACCGCAAAAATTTCGCAATATTCCGTTTGGAGCACGTAA